TGTGAGAGTCGCTTCATTAAATCATTGAACTATTCGAATATTGAAAAAATTAAATATTAACAGATCGTCAAATTATTGATTTAAAACCATTTAAATAAATTACTCAAAAACACGTACTACAAATCATAAACAATGCTTATTCAAAAACCTTAATCTGCCATTCACTTACCGCAACTCCGTTTTCACTAACTCAAAGTCGTATTTCATAACACGTATTCGCTAAAATGAATTTCGGCACATATTCGTTTACAAACGGATATGTGCCGAAATAAATAAATGTTATCACATCAAAACTCCATAGGCACATCAATGAGCAGGAGCTCTGTGCCTTGGCTGATTTCAAAAGTTACTTCATCGGTATCCCAAATACCAAGTGCATCGCGGCGACTGAGGCTTTGTTCGCCCACTTTTACGCTGCCTTCGAGCACAAACGCATAAACGCCGTTGCCCGTTTTACCCGGTTTGTAAGGCACTGCAGCGGCCTGCTCAAACCGGCCTATGCTGAACCAGGCATCCTGATTGATCCACATGGCGTCATCAGCTTCGGCGTTTGGCGATACGAGCGTTTTAAATTTTCCCGGCTCCAGTTGCGAGCGGAAATCGCGCTGATCATAACGCGGCTGGATGTTGTGCGCTTTCGGAAACACCCAGATCTGAAGCGTGCGCGCTTCTTCTGTGTGCGACGCATTCATTTCTGAATGCTCAATGCCCGAGCCGGCCGACATAATCTGCACTTCGCCTTTGCTGATGATGCCTTGCCCGCCGGTTGAATCGGCATGCTTCAATGCGCCCGACAGCGGAAT
This DNA window, taken from Bacteroidota bacterium, encodes the following:
- a CDS encoding pirin family protein — translated: MKTVLHKEEERGKADFGWLQARFSFSFGSWQNRNRVHFGALRVLNDDIIAASMGFGRHPHDNMEIVTIPLSGALKHADSTGGQGIISKGEVQIMSAGSGIEHSEMNASHTEEARTLQIWVFPKAHNIQPRYDQRDFRSQLEPGKFKTLVSPNAEADDAMWINQDAWFSIGRFEQAAAVPYKPGKTGNGVYAFVLEGSVKVGEQSLSRRDALGIWDTDEVTFEISQGTELLLIDVPMEF